The following proteins are co-located in the Parafannyhessea umbonata genome:
- a CDS encoding SpoVA/SpoVAEb family sporulation membrane protein: MAEKSQSKASLYALCFLVGGAYGLIGQLIGVALEPVVGPAFAAPCTLLCLGVLAVVLYVPGIHQRIAAVSGFGSILPFNGFACGIADAFQAGHANGGGFAGGIRSVGRLFLHVIVLSSVVNMLAGALAAFVTLPKLPVPQAPAMPLALLAGFVVAGLVCIAFQAVTDAGGFQVPNVLLVGQSLGGVLTLFGVTDVLAAVGGYSFKILVMGAGQAVMATTTLAFAGNALMLLVTWGTFFALALFGIVAALLNLRLRSR; this comes from the coding sequence ATGGCAGAAAAGAGCCAGTCGAAGGCGAGTCTGTACGCGCTCTGCTTTCTGGTGGGAGGAGCGTACGGCCTCATTGGCCAGCTCATAGGTGTCGCGCTCGAGCCTGTTGTTGGTCCGGCGTTTGCCGCCCCGTGCACCCTGCTTTGCCTGGGCGTCCTCGCAGTCGTCCTGTACGTTCCCGGCATCCACCAGAGGATCGCGGCCGTCAGCGGATTTGGCTCCATCCTCCCGTTTAACGGATTTGCCTGTGGCATTGCAGATGCCTTTCAGGCTGGTCACGCAAACGGAGGTGGATTTGCGGGCGGCATCAGGAGCGTTGGCCGACTCTTCCTTCACGTTATCGTCCTCAGCTCCGTGGTGAACATGCTTGCGGGCGCCCTGGCCGCGTTCGTCACGCTGCCTAAGCTGCCCGTGCCGCAAGCGCCTGCCATGCCGCTGGCGTTGCTTGCGGGCTTTGTCGTCGCGGGCCTCGTTTGCATCGCGTTTCAGGCCGTGACCGACGCCGGCGGCTTCCAGGTGCCAAACGTGCTGTTGGTGGGGCAGTCGCTCGGCGGCGTGCTCACGCTGTTTGGCGTTACGGACGTCCTTGCGGCAGTCGGCGGGTACTCGTTCAAGATTCTGGTCATGGGCGCCGGCCAGGCTGTCATGGCCACGACGACGCTCGCGTTTGCGGGAAACGCCCTCATGCTGCTCGTCACCTGGGGAACGTTCTTCGCGCTTGCGTTGTTTGGCATCGTGGCGGCGCTGCTGAACCTCAGGCTTCGCTCCAGGTAG
- a CDS encoding purine-nucleoside phosphorylase, which translates to MRVIVSECLRGTACRYDGGAKPNSAVEELCSKVDVVGVCPETASQLPVPRPPAEQRNGRVMLKDGTDVTEDFERGARISFAKAKSSRAPLAVLKAKSPSCGVGVIYDGTYSGSLTEGDGVFARLLEEEGICVVTEDTVESCKPSVEHPVAIVLGSGLGHLAQLVKPVRRIDYHDIDGFPQEARPISGHKFEATIGTIDDVPVVVYPGRVHLYQGYSAAEVTSLVRHAHHLGCRDIIFACATGCIPGNAHKGLGILTDQINLTGRNPLAEWDHVRELDTPFVGMTDAYTPYLRTLARGVADDAGITVEEGVYAGMLGPTFETPAEVAMLKGLGVSYVGMSTVCEVIMAHALGMNVLGLTLAANESGDSSVTHQSVLEEADRHAADFESLVRGVLRLL; encoded by the coding sequence ATGAGGGTCATCGTGAGCGAGTGCCTGCGCGGCACCGCATGCAGGTACGACGGGGGAGCGAAGCCGAACTCGGCCGTGGAGGAGCTGTGCTCCAAGGTGGACGTCGTGGGCGTCTGCCCCGAGACGGCGAGCCAGCTTCCGGTGCCGCGCCCTCCCGCGGAGCAGCGCAACGGACGCGTGATGCTGAAGGATGGCACGGACGTGACGGAGGACTTCGAGCGCGGCGCGCGGATATCCTTCGCGAAGGCAAAGTCAAGTCGGGCGCCACTTGCGGTTCTGAAGGCAAAGAGCCCCTCGTGCGGGGTCGGAGTCATTTACGATGGTACATATTCGGGAAGTCTGACCGAGGGAGACGGCGTGTTTGCGCGCCTCCTCGAGGAAGAAGGTATCTGCGTGGTTACGGAAGACACTGTCGAGAGCTGCAAGCCGTCCGTCGAGCATCCCGTCGCCATCGTGCTGGGGTCGGGTCTTGGTCACCTTGCTCAGCTGGTTAAGCCCGTCCGCCGCATCGACTACCACGACATCGACGGGTTCCCCCAGGAGGCCCGCCCCATAAGCGGCCACAAGTTCGAGGCCACCATCGGCACGATTGACGATGTTCCCGTGGTCGTGTACCCCGGGCGCGTCCACCTGTACCAGGGCTACAGCGCGGCCGAGGTCACGTCCCTCGTGCGCCATGCCCACCACCTGGGCTGCCGGGACATCATCTTCGCGTGCGCGACGGGCTGCATCCCCGGCAACGCCCACAAGGGGCTGGGCATCCTGACGGACCAAATCAACCTGACGGGCAGGAACCCGCTTGCGGAGTGGGACCACGTGCGCGAGCTGGACACGCCGTTCGTGGGCATGACGGACGCCTACACGCCGTACCTGCGCACGCTTGCGCGCGGCGTGGCGGACGACGCCGGCATCACGGTGGAGGAGGGCGTGTACGCGGGCATGCTTGGCCCCACGTTCGAGACCCCGGCCGAGGTCGCGATGCTCAAGGGCCTTGGTGTGAGCTACGTGGGCATGTCCACCGTGTGCGAGGTCATCATGGCACACGCGCTGGGCATGAACGTGCTTGGCCTGACGCTTGCGGCAAACGAGAGCGGCGACTCCTCCGTCACGCACCAGAGCGTGCTGGAGGAGGCCGACCGCCACGCGGCGGACTTCGAGAGCCTGGTGCGCGGAGTGCTGCGCCTTCTGTAG
- a CDS encoding NYN domain-containing protein has product MNESSQSSLAVLIDYENLALGTGKRKKNGHQEPGPRPDVKRILERLVDKGRITAKRAYCDWQRFDDAITPLHELGIELIEIPDRAYTGKNSADIRLSVDAMEMCLTKDHIDTFAILSGDSDFSPLVTKLKEFGKTVIGVGMKQSTSPLLAEVCDEFLFYEDIVHASGVPDFQTKVSKDKHPCYQLLFETIDALQAESDSAILASRLKDTMKRKRPQFSERSYGYRSFSTLLREASKLGFIEIHQDSKSGTVMVDGFRE; this is encoded by the coding sequence ATGAACGAATCCAGCCAGAGCTCCCTGGCGGTTCTCATCGACTACGAGAACCTCGCGCTGGGGACTGGCAAGCGCAAGAAGAACGGGCACCAGGAGCCCGGACCCAGGCCCGACGTCAAGCGCATCCTGGAGCGCCTGGTTGACAAGGGCCGCATCACGGCAAAGCGCGCGTACTGCGACTGGCAGCGCTTCGACGACGCCATCACGCCCCTGCACGAGCTGGGCATAGAGCTGATAGAGATCCCGGACCGGGCGTACACCGGCAAGAACTCCGCGGACATCAGGCTCTCGGTCGACGCGATGGAGATGTGCCTCACGAAGGACCACATAGACACGTTCGCCATCCTGTCCGGCGACTCGGACTTCTCGCCGTTGGTGACGAAGCTGAAGGAGTTTGGCAAGACGGTCATCGGCGTGGGCATGAAGCAGTCCACGAGCCCGCTTCTGGCAGAAGTCTGCGACGAGTTCCTGTTTTACGAGGACATCGTGCACGCAAGTGGCGTGCCGGACTTCCAGACGAAGGTGTCCAAGGACAAGCACCCCTGCTACCAGCTGCTGTTCGAGACGATCGACGCGCTGCAGGCGGAAAGCGACAGCGCGATTCTGGCATCGCGCCTGAAGGACACCATGAAGCGCAAGCGCCCGCAGTTTTCGGAGCGAAGCTACGGCTACCGCTCGTTCTCGACGCTGCTGCGCGAGGCGTCCAAGCTGGGCTTTATCGAGATTCATCAGGACAGCAAGAGCGGCACCGTCATGGTGGACGGTTTTCGCGAGTAG
- a CDS encoding NAD(P)-dependent oxidoreductase, with product MALVRVRRVAFVGCGIMGAPIASRIMDAGFDVTVHNRTKEKAEGLLQKGAHWAESPAEAARDADVTFTMVGYPSDVEDVYLGKDGILDAARKGSWMVDLTTSSPTLARELHDAAAVMDKHAVDCPVTGGQQGAEDGTLTLMMGATEDEAKVLLPVLQAFGKSVHYLGRAGNGQACKLCNQVALASCMVGYADALALAQESGLDPDQVIDVLSGGMADSAALERLAPKSVVGDFAPGFLSEHMRKDIALALRQAEDVDVTLPGADTAFNLYDVLCQIGGSKLGTQALTLLYADEATGTAAGLDWSLLDADPYADASAAASQGAQGEKGAPSATDAVTGDAKVRLVSRTRRASQNGEA from the coding sequence ATGGCACTCGTGCGCGTACGCAGGGTGGCGTTTGTGGGCTGCGGAATCATGGGCGCCCCAATCGCCTCCAGGATCATGGACGCCGGCTTCGACGTGACGGTCCACAACAGGACCAAGGAGAAGGCCGAGGGCCTTCTGCAGAAGGGGGCCCATTGGGCGGAGAGCCCGGCCGAGGCCGCGCGCGACGCGGACGTGACGTTCACCATGGTGGGATATCCCAGCGACGTGGAGGACGTCTACCTGGGGAAGGACGGCATCCTGGACGCTGCGCGCAAGGGGTCGTGGATGGTGGACCTCACCACGAGCTCGCCCACGCTCGCGCGCGAGCTGCATGACGCGGCTGCCGTGATGGACAAGCACGCCGTCGACTGCCCGGTCACGGGCGGGCAGCAGGGTGCCGAGGACGGCACGCTCACGCTCATGATGGGCGCCACGGAGGACGAGGCGAAGGTTCTTCTCCCCGTGCTGCAGGCGTTTGGCAAGAGCGTCCACTATCTGGGACGCGCCGGCAACGGCCAGGCGTGCAAGCTGTGCAACCAGGTGGCGCTCGCGTCGTGCATGGTGGGCTACGCGGACGCGCTTGCGCTGGCGCAGGAGTCCGGCCTCGACCCCGACCAGGTGATCGACGTGCTCAGTGGCGGCATGGCGGATTCCGCGGCGCTGGAGCGCCTGGCGCCGAAGTCCGTGGTGGGCGACTTCGCCCCCGGCTTCCTGAGCGAGCACATGCGCAAGGACATCGCGCTGGCGCTGCGCCAGGCGGAGGACGTGGACGTGACGCTGCCCGGCGCGGACACCGCGTTCAACCTGTATGACGTGCTGTGCCAGATTGGCGGCTCAAAGCTGGGCACGCAGGCGCTCACGCTGCTGTACGCGGACGAGGCCACCGGCACGGCCGCGGGGCTCGACTGGTCGCTTCTGGACGCGGACCCGTACGCGGACGCGTCCGCGGCGGCCTCCCAGGGCGCGCAGGGCGAGAAGGGCGCGCCGTCCGCGACCGACGCCGTGACGGGTGACGCGAAGGTTCGCCTGGTCAGCCGCACGCGCAGGGCGAGCCAGAACGGGGAGGCCTAG
- a CDS encoding DegV family protein, whose product MGQQAHAITDAPDVPAGVKSAGRAYHQRRNVKIIVDSTADFAPGVVEQLGVEVIPFTYVGPDGEHVDDMWAESDPHEFYENMRKHPDVHYTTAAVTPGRYYEVFKRAAQEGMPTLYMGLTEGLSSSINSARQAAEMVQREYPDFEIYVLDNKCDSAAGELLAIEVVRQASNGLSAKELFEWASDARYFVHGYFTLDSFDALAAGGRIPPAAANVGGKLDIKPELSYDTNGALTLRGMCRGRKKALRAILQDFRDNYAHDTTLPLAIVSTDAQKDADWLEREVRKEKGCEDVAIIHSSVSPILGSHVGPGMVALVFWGTDRREKMSLTDRIARKVKRGGSAQ is encoded by the coding sequence ATGGGTCAGCAGGCACATGCCATAACTGACGCTCCTGATGTTCCGGCCGGCGTGAAGAGCGCCGGCCGCGCCTATCATCAGAGGCGTAACGTCAAGATCATAGTGGACTCCACGGCGGACTTCGCGCCTGGTGTCGTGGAGCAGCTCGGCGTGGAGGTCATCCCGTTCACGTACGTGGGGCCCGACGGCGAGCACGTGGACGACATGTGGGCCGAAAGCGACCCGCACGAGTTCTACGAGAACATGCGCAAGCACCCGGACGTGCACTACACCACGGCGGCCGTCACGCCCGGCAGGTACTACGAGGTCTTCAAGCGCGCCGCACAGGAGGGCATGCCCACGCTGTACATGGGCCTGACCGAGGGGCTCTCCTCCTCCATCAACTCTGCCCGCCAGGCCGCGGAGATGGTGCAGAGGGAGTACCCGGACTTCGAGATCTACGTGCTGGACAACAAGTGCGACTCCGCGGCCGGCGAGCTTCTGGCCATCGAGGTGGTGCGCCAGGCCTCCAACGGGCTTTCCGCAAAGGAGCTCTTCGAGTGGGCGAGCGACGCGCGCTACTTCGTGCACGGCTACTTCACCCTCGACAGCTTCGACGCGCTGGCCGCAGGCGGCCGCATCCCGCCTGCCGCGGCGAACGTGGGCGGCAAGCTCGACATCAAGCCGGAGCTCTCGTACGACACGAACGGTGCCCTCACGCTGCGCGGCATGTGCCGCGGCCGCAAGAAGGCCCTGCGTGCCATCCTGCAGGACTTCCGCGACAACTACGCGCACGACACCACGCTGCCCCTGGCCATCGTGTCTACGGACGCGCAGAAGGACGCGGACTGGCTCGAGCGCGAGGTTCGTAAGGAGAAGGGCTGCGAGGACGTCGCGATCATCCACAGCAGCGTATCTCCCATCCTGGGCTCCCACGTGGGTCCCGGCATGGTGGCGCTCGTGTTCTGGGGGACGGACCGCAGGGAGAAGATGTCGCTTACGGACCGTATCGCCCGCAAGGTGAAGAGGGGCGGCTCCGCCCAGTAG
- the hpf gene encoding ribosome hibernation-promoting factor, HPF/YfiA family produces MADIKISGRKVSVSDSMREHVNSKVGEALKVFDIKPMSCDVVLRVDKNPSNPDRKMCEVTVFVRDYVVRVEASSSDMYAAIDEAAEKVTRQLRKYKTRVIDRKQRAAVAVPEHVDDLAELIEPTDDDDDDVLVREKYVDLKPMTEEQALVQTDLLGHDFYVFENAATGLVNVIYHRHNGGYGIIKPRLEPEDDQA; encoded by the coding sequence ATGGCTGATATCAAGATTTCCGGGCGCAAGGTCTCCGTGTCCGATTCCATGCGTGAGCACGTGAACAGCAAGGTTGGCGAAGCGCTCAAGGTGTTCGATATCAAGCCCATGAGCTGCGACGTCGTGCTTCGCGTCGACAAGAACCCCTCTAACCCCGATCGCAAGATGTGCGAGGTCACGGTATTCGTGCGCGACTACGTCGTGCGCGTGGAGGCAAGCAGCTCTGACATGTATGCCGCCATCGACGAGGCCGCCGAGAAGGTCACGCGCCAGCTGCGCAAGTACAAGACCCGCGTAATCGACAGGAAGCAGCGTGCCGCCGTCGCGGTCCCGGAGCACGTCGACGACCTTGCGGAGCTCATCGAGCCGACGGACGACGACGATGACGACGTGCTCGTGCGCGAGAAGTACGTCGACCTGAAGCCGATGACCGAGGAGCAGGCGCTGGTGCAGACTGACCTCTTGGGACACGACTTCTACGTGTTTGAAAATGCTGCGACCGGGCTGGTGAACGTCATCTACCACCGTCATAATGGAGGATACGGAATCATCAAACCGCGCCTCGAACCAGAGGACGACCAGGCTTAG
- a CDS encoding substrate-binding periplasmic protein produces the protein MSKPTHRNTVAAAAALAACVALAGCSGPLSAIAGPEASVGEALAAKTAAFSPKVESTISKGVLTVGIDTQDGMVPLYVGSDSGRAYGMDVDLASALADELGLKVRFVSVDDANPGLGTTCDVLMGAVDGQVGATTVVGDYAEQASAFFHKGDTGIAKVDDLSSKSVGVQTGSVSQTALSKTGLMMSVKTYDNLNAAFDALESGGVDYVLCDAYSGAYLSARYEEVCLAGTLDAPKAQGIAVSSQNAELADAVKAAYDAVEKNGLMGLVRRRWVAGMDPLSASSQVQDVPAGSPTAAGETTATDGSSGSANQASLAAAPASHEAGSNAATV, from the coding sequence ATGAGCAAACCCACCCACCGCAACACCGTAGCCGCCGCGGCGGCGCTCGCAGCCTGCGTCGCGCTAGCGGGCTGCTCTGGCCCCCTGTCCGCAATCGCGGGGCCAGAGGCCAGCGTGGGTGAGGCGCTTGCCGCGAAGACCGCCGCGTTCTCGCCAAAGGTGGAGTCGACCATAAGCAAGGGCGTGCTCACCGTGGGGATCGACACGCAGGACGGCATGGTGCCGCTGTACGTGGGCTCGGACTCGGGCAGGGCGTATGGCATGGACGTGGACCTCGCGAGCGCGCTTGCGGACGAGCTCGGCCTGAAGGTGCGCTTCGTGAGCGTGGACGATGCGAACCCAGGCTTGGGCACCACGTGCGACGTGCTGATGGGCGCCGTGGACGGCCAGGTGGGCGCAACGACGGTCGTGGGCGACTACGCGGAGCAGGCCTCGGCGTTCTTCCACAAGGGCGACACGGGCATCGCGAAGGTGGACGACCTCTCGTCCAAGTCCGTCGGCGTGCAGACGGGCTCCGTGTCGCAGACCGCGCTCTCCAAGACCGGCCTCATGATGTCGGTCAAGACGTATGACAACTTGAACGCGGCGTTCGACGCGCTTGAGTCCGGCGGCGTGGACTACGTGCTGTGCGACGCGTACAGCGGCGCGTACCTCTCCGCCCGCTACGAGGAGGTGTGCCTCGCCGGCACGCTCGATGCGCCCAAGGCCCAGGGCATCGCGGTCTCCTCCCAGAACGCCGAGCTCGCGGACGCCGTGAAGGCCGCATACGACGCGGTCGAGAAGAACGGCCTCATGGGGCTGGTGCGCAGGCGCTGGGTCGCGGGCATGGACCCGCTTTCGGCCTCGTCGCAGGTGCAGGACGTTCCGGCCGGCTCGCCCACCGCGGCGGGGGAGACCACCGCGACGGACGGTAGCTCCGGCAGCGCGAACCAGGCGTCGCTTGCGGCTGCGCCCGCAAGCCACGAGGCTGGCTCGAACGCGGCCACGGTGTAG
- a CDS encoding phosphoribosyltransferase family protein has translation MWGVTDGALRDLAGGMAELLWPTRCVGCDMPGELLCADCRAALPWIDQRWACPVCGAPFGWLTCTECARDWELAATVCCLPFAGLAARMITCYKDEGEKRLAPVIAAAMLTSLDEASSWPGVDGGPRFDPCALDGVCFVPATAEAYARRGFDHMERVAALLARGVGLPLADVLVRRSARDQRELGRDERAANLAGTVDVVEDVRGLRLLLVDDVITTGATVREAARALLARGALAVSACALARVW, from the coding sequence ATGTGGGGCGTAACTGACGGCGCGTTGCGGGACCTTGCGGGTGGCATGGCGGAGCTGCTATGGCCAACGCGCTGCGTGGGCTGCGACATGCCAGGCGAGCTTCTGTGCGCGGACTGTCGCGCCGCGCTGCCGTGGATAGACCAGCGCTGGGCGTGCCCGGTGTGCGGCGCCCCGTTCGGCTGGCTTACGTGCACGGAGTGCGCGCGCGACTGGGAGCTGGCCGCAACCGTGTGCTGCCTGCCGTTTGCGGGGCTCGCAGCGCGCATGATCACCTGCTATAAGGACGAGGGCGAGAAGCGCTTGGCACCGGTGATTGCGGCGGCCATGCTGACCTCGCTCGACGAGGCGTCCTCGTGGCCGGGGGTGGACGGAGGCCCCCGCTTCGACCCGTGTGCTCTCGACGGCGTGTGCTTCGTGCCCGCGACGGCCGAGGCGTACGCCAGGCGCGGGTTTGACCACATGGAGCGCGTGGCAGCGCTTCTCGCCCGCGGCGTGGGGCTGCCGCTTGCGGACGTGCTGGTGAGGCGCTCGGCCCGCGACCAGCGCGAGCTGGGCCGCGACGAGCGCGCCGCGAACCTCGCGGGCACGGTCGACGTGGTGGAGGACGTGCGGGGACTCAGGCTGCTTCTGGTGGACGACGTGATCACGACCGGGGCGACGGTGCGCGAGGCAGCGCGTGCCCTGCTGGCTCGCGGCGCGCTGGCCGTAAGTGCGTGCGCGCTCGCACGCGTGTGGTGA
- a CDS encoding TatD family hydrolase has protein sequence MPQEMLGMDALTLKDGKLFHDRKGRAKPLPAPLAPIADSHGHLTSFRRHDASIAICRAALAGVRLLVVPVDPVDEVPRKFPTAQALLSWLDEQVGRAAERLDECAEHGLLPPEFPGWDVPDLVDNVHIVAGAHPYGAAELTDEALVRLDVLLDSPRCVGVGEIGLDFGPYNELPADVQEAAFRAQLRIAHERDLPVELHIRDNPDDPHAQAHVLAARVLAEEGVPERGCDLHCFTQGPDVMAPFVELGCHVAFGGAMTFNRSDDIREAAALCPEERLLCETDAPYMAPVPLRGEECEPAMVAFTLARLAEVREAGGCARQSTYDACWRNALRLFSL, from the coding sequence GTGCCGCAGGAGATGCTGGGCATGGACGCCCTCACGCTCAAGGACGGAAAGCTCTTCCACGACCGAAAGGGCCGCGCGAAGCCTCTGCCCGCGCCGCTCGCCCCCATCGCGGACAGCCACGGCCACCTGACAAGCTTCCGCAGGCACGACGCCTCCATAGCCATCTGCCGCGCCGCGCTGGCGGGCGTCCGCCTGCTGGTGGTGCCCGTCGACCCCGTGGACGAGGTGCCGCGAAAGTTCCCCACGGCGCAGGCTTTGCTCTCGTGGCTGGACGAGCAGGTGGGGCGTGCCGCCGAGCGTCTGGACGAGTGCGCCGAGCACGGTCTCCTGCCGCCGGAGTTTCCCGGGTGGGACGTGCCCGACCTCGTGGACAACGTGCACATCGTCGCGGGGGCTCATCCCTACGGCGCGGCGGAGCTGACGGACGAGGCGCTGGTCAGGCTCGACGTTCTTCTCGACAGCCCACGCTGCGTGGGCGTGGGGGAGATAGGCCTCGACTTCGGGCCGTACAACGAGCTTCCCGCGGACGTGCAGGAGGCGGCGTTTCGGGCGCAGCTGCGCATAGCGCACGAACGCGACCTACCCGTTGAGCTGCACATTCGCGACAACCCGGACGACCCTCATGCCCAGGCTCACGTGCTGGCCGCACGGGTGCTTGCGGAGGAGGGGGTGCCCGAGCGCGGCTGCGACCTGCACTGCTTCACGCAGGGGCCGGATGTGATGGCCCCGTTCGTCGAGCTGGGCTGTCACGTGGCGTTTGGCGGCGCGATGACGTTCAACCGCTCGGACGACATCCGCGAGGCGGCAGCGCTGTGCCCGGAGGAGCGGCTCCTGTGCGAGACGGACGCCCCCTACATGGCGCCCGTGCCGTTGCGTGGCGAGGAGTGCGAACCGGCGATGGTCGCGTTCACGCTCGCGAGGCTCGCGGAGGTGCGCGAGGCCGGCGGGTGCGCTCGGCAGTCCACATACGACGCCTGCTGGAGAAACGCGCTCAGACTCTTCTCGCTGTAG
- the rsmA gene encoding 16S rRNA (adenine(1518)-N(6)/adenine(1519)-N(6))-dimethyltransferase RsmA, translating to MAQTLHSWLANPSRTREVLDGFGLYTKHRLGQNFLVNDSVIGRILDLAELGEKDVVFEVGPGIGTLTVAMLPHAGAVCSVEADRTLPPVLAETCARDSERFALLEGDALGVDAGMLADAVRELGIEGLDPAPTKLVSNLPYQVAATIILKTFEQMPTIGRAVVMVQAEVADRIAAKPGSRAYGAYTAKLSLLGTVTGRFEVGPGNFMPPPHVDSAVVRIDRDPACDPATGEPLTPSQLDATRSVIEAAFAQRRKTIRNSMSSAGYAKEELDEALSATGIAPTVRAETLSTGDFVRLADALSQVGEG from the coding sequence ATGGCCCAGACGCTGCACTCATGGCTTGCCAACCCGTCCAGGACGCGTGAGGTCCTGGACGGCTTCGGCCTCTACACCAAGCACCGCCTCGGGCAGAACTTCCTGGTGAACGACTCCGTCATAGGACGCATCCTCGACTTGGCGGAGTTGGGCGAGAAGGACGTGGTCTTCGAGGTCGGTCCTGGCATCGGAACGCTCACCGTTGCCATGCTGCCGCATGCCGGGGCGGTGTGCTCCGTCGAGGCGGACAGGACCCTGCCTCCCGTGCTCGCAGAGACCTGCGCGCGTGACTCCGAGCGCTTTGCGCTGCTCGAGGGCGATGCCCTCGGGGTCGACGCGGGCATGTTGGCGGACGCCGTTCGCGAGCTCGGGATCGAGGGCCTCGACCCTGCCCCCACGAAGCTCGTCTCGAACCTTCCCTACCAGGTGGCGGCAACAATCATCCTAAAGACGTTCGAGCAGATGCCCACGATCGGGCGCGCCGTCGTCATGGTCCAGGCGGAGGTCGCCGACCGCATCGCCGCCAAGCCCGGTAGCAGGGCATACGGTGCCTACACGGCGAAGCTCTCGCTCTTGGGGACGGTGACCGGGCGTTTCGAAGTGGGGCCCGGCAACTTCATGCCGCCTCCGCATGTCGACTCGGCCGTCGTGAGAATCGACCGAGACCCCGCGTGCGACCCCGCAACGGGAGAGCCCCTCACCCCGTCGCAGCTCGACGCTACGAGGAGCGTGATCGAGGCCGCGTTCGCCCAGCGTCGCAAGACAATACGAAATTCCATGTCTTCTGCAGGCTACGCAAAGGAAGAGCTGGACGAGGCTCTCTCTGCAACCGGCATCGCGCCCACGGTGCGCGCGGAGACCCTTTCGACGGGAGACTTCGTCCGACTTGCGGACGCGCTGTCCCAGGTGGGGGAGGGGTAG